A portion of the Candidatus Goldiibacteriota bacterium genome contains these proteins:
- a CDS encoding methylated-DNA--[protein]-cysteine S-methyltransferase encodes MVYGLFESKFGTGAVILSSDGAVVEVFLPAAGIEKMVNKKYPEAVRKSIKEAAMLESYFAGKDESFRDVNVDFSGLPLFTVKVLNAIRKIPRGETVTYKQAAAMAGNIKAARAAGSALSRNPVPVIIPCHRVLAKNGLGGFSAGIKWKLRLLEIEKRKLTGRVA; translated from the coding sequence ATGGTTTACGGCTTATTTGAAAGTAAATTCGGCACGGGAGCCGTTATCCTGTCTTCAGACGGCGCTGTTGTTGAAGTTTTTCTGCCGGCTGCGGGAATTGAAAAGATGGTGAATAAGAAGTATCCCGAAGCTGTAAGAAAAAGTATTAAAGAAGCCGCAATGCTGGAAAGTTATTTTGCGGGTAAGGATGAAAGTTTCAGGGATGTTAATGTGGATTTTTCAGGATTACCGTTATTCACCGTTAAGGTATTAAATGCAATAAGAAAAATACCGCGCGGTGAAACGGTGACGTATAAACAGGCAGCCGCCATGGCAGGCAATATTAAAGCCGCAAGGGCGGCGGGCAGCGCTTTGTCACGCAATCCCGTGCCGGTAATAATACCGTGCCACAGGGTACTGGCAAAAAACGGGCTTGGCGGTTTTTCGGCAGGGATTAAATGGAAGTTAAGGCTGCTTGAAATTGAAAAAAGAAAATTAACAGGGAGAGTTGCATGA
- a CDS encoding LemA family protein — protein sequence MKSGMKVLAVVLGLVLLVAMIFGSVYNKLVKFDEGITAAWAQVENVLQRRGDLIPNLVNTVKGYAKHEKEIFENVAAARAGLAGARTVDEKAKAAGVMDTAISRLLAIAENYPQLKANESFNKLMDELAGSENRIAVERKKYNDVVQAYNTTVRTFPANIIAGMFGFQKKEVYFKAEEAKKEVPAVNFN from the coding sequence ATGAAAAGCGGGATGAAAGTACTGGCGGTGGTTCTTGGACTGGTGTTGCTTGTGGCTATGATTTTTGGGTCGGTTTATAACAAACTGGTTAAGTTTGATGAAGGCATAACAGCTGCCTGGGCACAGGTGGAAAATGTCCTTCAGAGGCGCGGTGATTTAATTCCAAACCTTGTAAACACGGTAAAAGGGTACGCGAAGCACGAAAAGGAAATTTTTGAAAACGTGGCGGCTGCAAGGGCGGGGCTTGCCGGAGCAAGAACTGTTGATGAAAAGGCAAAAGCGGCAGGGGTTATGGATACCGCTATTTCAAGGCTTTTAGCTATCGCGGAAAATTATCCGCAGTTAAAAGCAAATGAAAGTTTTAATAAATTAATGGATGAACTTGCAGGATCTGAAAACAGGATAGCTGTTGAGAGAAAAAAGTACAATGATGTTGTTCAGGCATATAACACAACTGTCAGGACATTTCCGGCAAATATAATAGCGGGCATGTTTGGTTTTCAGAAAAAAGAGGTTTATTTTAAGGCGGAAGAAGCAAAAAAAGAAGTTCCGGCGGTAAATTTTAATTAA